A window of Burkholderiales bacterium contains these coding sequences:
- a CDS encoding permease, producing MSFPPSPATATPTVRNRALALWLAGIAFAALLWLALYTHLTEFADFVVSRLGLSRGTHLGEAVHFFFYDTPKVLLLLVGIVFLMGIIQTFFAPERTRALLSGKRLGLGNVLAAGLGIVTPFCSCSAVPLFIGFVSAGVPLGVTFSFLISAPMVNEVALALLFGLFGWKVAALYLVLGLTVAIAAGLVIGELRMERHLQDWVRAIHTGETAATHGGNMDWIARFEAGAHHVKEIVGKVWPYVLLGIAVGAGIHGYVPQDFMASIMGRDAPWWSLPLAVAIGVPMYTNAAGILPIVEALIGKGAALGTALAFMMSVIALSLPELLILRKVLKLPLTMTFVGVVATGILLVGYVFNLVL from the coding sequence ATGAGTTTCCCGCCAAGCCCCGCCACCGCCACACCCACCGTGCGTAACCGCGCCCTCGCCCTTTGGCTGGCGGGCATCGCCTTCGCCGCCCTGCTGTGGCTTGCCCTCTATACCCATCTCACTGAGTTCGCCGATTTCGTGGTGAGCCGCCTGGGACTTTCCCGCGGCACCCATCTGGGCGAGGCGGTGCATTTCTTCTTCTATGACACGCCCAAAGTGCTGCTGTTACTCGTGGGCATCGTCTTCCTCATGGGCATCATCCAGACCTTCTTCGCACCGGAACGCACCCGCGCCCTACTCTCGGGCAAACGCCTGGGCCTCGGCAATGTGCTCGCCGCCGGTCTGGGTATCGTTACACCTTTTTGCTCTTGCTCTGCAGTGCCCCTGTTCATCGGCTTCGTTTCGGCGGGTGTGCCCCTGGGGGTCACCTTCTCCTTTTTGATTTCCGCGCCGATGGTGAACGAGGTGGCGCTCGCCCTGCTGTTTGGCCTGTTCGGCTGGAAAGTTGCAGCGCTGTATCTCGTCCTTGGTCTCACCGTGGCCATCGCCGCTGGGCTCGTCATCGGTGAGCTGAGAATGGAACGCCACTTGCAGGACTGGGTGCGCGCCATTCATACGGGAGAAACCGCCGCCACGCATGGCGGAAACATGGACTGGATTGCGCGCTTCGAGGCCGGGGCGCATCACGTGAAGGAAATCGTCGGCAAAGTCTGGCCCTACGTCTTGCTGGGCATCGCCGTAGGCGCCGGCATCCACGGCTACGTGCCGCAGGACTTCATGGCCTCCATCATGGGCCGTGATGCGCCCTGGTGGTCGCTGCCGCTGGCGGTAGCGATCGGCGTGCCCATGTACACCAATGCCGCTGGCATTCTGCCCATCGTCGAGGCTCTGATCGGCAAGGGTGCGGCCCTGGGCACGGCGCTGGCCTTCATGATGAGCGTTATTGCACTCTCGCTGCCGGAGCTACTCATCCTGCGCAAGGTGCTTAAACTTCCCCTCACCATGACTTTCGTTGGCGTGGTCGCCACTGGCATTCTGCTAGTGGGTTACGTGTTCAACCTCGTTTTGTGA